Proteins co-encoded in one Sulfurospirillum arsenophilum NBRC 109478 genomic window:
- a CDS encoding menaquinone biosynthesis decarboxylase, translating into MQRIIELLRQNDLLRVIDEALDINLEIPHLAYIEVKKEDSKALLFTKPVSKRLGKSFDMPVLMNVFGSSKATELIFGKNPNVVAKQIESLMHMKPPTSFMDKMGMLGTLFNLKNALPKRLKGKGVCQTKVYTEPNLYDFPILTTWSEDGGPFITMGQVYTQSLDGTKQNLGMYRLQVYDKNRLGMHWQIHKDSAHFFHEYQKAGKKMPVSIGIGGDPLYIWCGQAPMPIGMFELLLYGFIKDKSARLVKSLTNPIYVPEDVDIVIEGWVDPTLMEIEGPFGDHTGYYTLKEPYPVMDVTCITCKEKPVYQATVVGKPPLEDKYMGWATERIFLPLLKTTAPDLIDYNMPENGVFHNFILAKMNVLYPGHAKQFMHAFWGVGQMSFVKHAIFVDENAPELDDYEPLSDYILNRVSAKRLLISEGVCDALDHASPNALFGGKLGVDCTGSIVDAPSKTILSDRDLFFKVTTLVPEIKALKQYKTNTKTPITVVSIDKEKAGKEVYEALKPLKEHIKLLIVVDCEGNDVANAYMLIWRVVNNIDALRDIFIEDEFIGIDATTKNSLDGYTREWPKDTDCDQQTIQHLIDLGLVENNPEFLKHFHI; encoded by the coding sequence ATGCAGAGAATAATTGAGCTTTTACGCCAAAACGATCTTTTACGTGTCATCGATGAAGCATTAGACATAAACCTTGAAATTCCGCATCTTGCTTACATTGAAGTTAAAAAAGAGGATTCTAAAGCACTTCTTTTTACGAAGCCCGTCAGTAAAAGACTGGGTAAATCATTTGATATGCCCGTACTTATGAATGTATTTGGTTCTTCTAAAGCCACGGAGCTTATATTTGGTAAAAATCCCAATGTTGTAGCCAAGCAGATAGAATCTTTAATGCACATGAAACCGCCAACGTCGTTTATGGACAAAATGGGTATGCTAGGAACTCTTTTTAACCTTAAAAATGCCCTTCCAAAACGACTGAAAGGAAAGGGTGTTTGTCAAACAAAGGTTTATACCGAGCCAAATCTTTATGATTTCCCAATTCTAACCACATGGAGTGAAGATGGTGGTCCTTTCATCACCATGGGGCAAGTGTATACACAAAGTTTGGATGGAACCAAACAAAATCTAGGCATGTACCGTCTGCAAGTGTACGATAAAAATCGTTTAGGTATGCACTGGCAGATCCACAAAGACAGCGCTCATTTCTTCCATGAGTACCAAAAAGCAGGTAAAAAGATGCCTGTAAGTATTGGAATTGGTGGCGATCCGCTTTATATTTGGTGTGGACAAGCGCCAATGCCGATTGGTATGTTTGAGCTTTTACTCTATGGTTTCATCAAAGATAAAAGTGCTCGTTTGGTCAAATCTCTCACCAATCCTATTTATGTACCTGAAGATGTGGACATCGTCATCGAGGGCTGGGTTGATCCAACTTTGATGGAAATCGAAGGACCTTTTGGCGACCATACAGGCTACTACACGCTTAAAGAGCCGTATCCTGTTATGGATGTGACCTGCATTACATGTAAAGAAAAACCTGTCTACCAAGCGACTGTCGTGGGCAAACCTCCTTTAGAAGATAAATACATGGGATGGGCGACCGAACGCATCTTTTTACCACTACTCAAAACAACAGCACCAGATTTAATTGATTACAATATGCCTGAAAATGGCGTTTTCCATAACTTTATTTTGGCAAAAATGAATGTACTTTACCCAGGACACGCCAAGCAGTTTATGCATGCTTTTTGGGGTGTTGGGCAGATGAGTTTTGTGAAGCATGCAATTTTTGTGGACGAAAATGCACCAGAATTGGACGATTATGAGCCTTTGAGTGACTATATCTTAAATCGAGTCAGTGCTAAACGCTTGCTCATTAGCGAAGGTGTATGCGACGCACTTGATCACGCTTCTCCCAATGCTCTTTTTGGTGGAAAATTGGGCGTTGACTGTACTGGAAGCATCGTTGATGCTCCTTCTAAAACTATTTTGAGCGATAGAGATCTTTTTTTTAAAGTAACGACATTGGTGCCAGAAATAAAAGCACTAAAACAGTATAAAACGAATACAAAAACACCGATTACAGTTGTGAGTATCGATAAGGAAAAGGCAGGCAAAGAGGTGTATGAAGCACTTAAGCCTTTGAAAGAACATATAAAACTTCTCATTGTTGTGGATTGTGAAGGGAATGATGTGGCGAATGCCTATATGCTCATCTGGCGTGTGGTCAATAACATCGATGCACTTCGAGATATTTTTATTGAAGATGAGTTTATCGGCATTGATGCGACAACTAAAAATTCGTTGGATGGTTACACCAGAGAGTGGCCGAAAGATACTGATTGCGATCAACAAACGATTCAGCACCTTATAGACCTTGGTTTAGTCGAAAACAATCCTGAATTTTTAAAGCATTTTCATATCTAA
- the hemC gene encoding hydroxymethylbilane synthase, protein MKKLIIATRGSKLALWQSEYVKAELEKAHPGLEVELSIMMTKGDKILDVALAKIGGKGLFTKELEEAMLRGEAHIAVHSLKDVPMEFPEGLKLGVITKREDVRDAMLSEKYASLEALPQGAVVGTTSLRRRMQLLKLRPDFVIKNLRGNVNTRIRKLKEGEFDAIILASAGINRLGLASEVTYFTPISKEVMIPASGQAALGIEIVCDAEVERLVSILNDEDAIIETRVERDFITVLQGGCQVPIGVNAQINGDSLHVKAILGLPDGSEMLTEEIKTTRSAYETVGKELAQRVIDKGAKALLERAEHIALNEIF, encoded by the coding sequence ATGAAAAAACTAATTATTGCAACACGTGGTAGTAAACTAGCCCTTTGGCAATCAGAATACGTTAAAGCGGAACTTGAAAAAGCACATCCTGGGCTTGAGGTTGAGCTTTCAATCATGATGACCAAAGGCGATAAAATTTTAGATGTCGCTCTAGCAAAAATCGGTGGTAAAGGGCTTTTCACGAAAGAGCTTGAAGAGGCGATGCTAAGAGGTGAAGCGCACATTGCGGTGCATAGTCTTAAAGACGTTCCTATGGAATTTCCAGAAGGTTTAAAACTGGGCGTGATTACAAAGCGTGAAGATGTACGTGATGCCATGCTTTCTGAAAAATACGCTTCATTAGAAGCACTTCCTCAGGGTGCTGTGGTTGGAACTACGAGTTTAAGACGCAGAATGCAACTATTGAAACTTCGTCCGGATTTTGTGATTAAAAACCTACGTGGCAATGTCAATACCCGTATCCGTAAGCTCAAAGAGGGCGAGTTTGATGCCATCATCTTAGCCAGTGCTGGCATTAACCGCTTAGGGCTTGCTTCAGAAGTGACCTATTTTACACCTATTTCTAAAGAGGTGATGATTCCCGCTTCGGGACAAGCTGCTCTTGGTATAGAGATCGTGTGCGATGCCGAGGTTGAACGTTTGGTTTCGATACTTAACGATGAAGATGCGATCATCGAAACACGCGTAGAGCGCGATTTTATCACCGTGCTTCAAGGTGGTTGTCAAGTGCCTATTGGTGTGAATGCGCAGATCAATGGAGATTCTTTACATGTAAAAGCAATTCTTGGTCTTCCTGATGGCTCAGAAATGCTCACAGAAGAGATAAAAACCACCCGTTCAGCGTATGAAACGGTAGGCAAAGAATTAGCGCAAAGAGTGATTGACAAGGGTGCAAAAGCTCTACTAGAGCGTGCTGAACATATAGCTCTCAATGAAATTTTTTAA
- a CDS encoding DsbA family protein translates to MKSLILKLLTTIIALSSVSLFAADSSVDLDTKVTTFLQKAIAPNESYAFEKVVILKKEEMKDIAGWMVYFVRIDLKLTKQEGKKISVNDIVFTNGKILSKDFSDINSGKSIKGNFSLDIDSSAYTKEHLLAGNFNAPHKIVVFSDPLCPFCMDFVPEVIMDVEKNPETFALFYYHFPLNIHPAAPTLVKAMQFAEKQGDKEIVKKVYKEFFDIKESDEKVVLDIFNKALNKNFTVEQINQATILQQMNNDQELANNLMVNGTPTIYLDGKKDDTKRTYRKFIKESK, encoded by the coding sequence ATGAAATCATTGATATTGAAGTTATTGACGACGATCATCGCATTAAGTAGTGTTTCACTTTTTGCTGCTGATAGTTCTGTCGATCTTGATACCAAAGTTACCACATTTTTACAAAAAGCGATAGCGCCAAATGAAAGCTATGCCTTTGAAAAAGTCGTTATTCTCAAAAAAGAGGAGATGAAAGACATCGCAGGGTGGATGGTCTATTTTGTACGTATTGATTTGAAGCTTACCAAACAAGAAGGTAAAAAGATTTCCGTCAATGACATTGTCTTTACCAATGGCAAAATTTTGAGCAAAGATTTTTCCGATATAAATAGTGGAAAAAGCATCAAAGGAAATTTCTCACTGGATATCGATAGTTCAGCTTACACTAAAGAGCATCTTTTAGCAGGTAATTTCAATGCACCTCATAAAATTGTTGTTTTTAGCGATCCTTTATGCCCATTCTGTATGGATTTTGTTCCTGAAGTAATTATGGATGTAGAGAAAAATCCTGAAACTTTTGCACTTTTTTATTACCATTTCCCACTCAATATCCATCCCGCCGCTCCAACATTGGTTAAAGCAATGCAGTTTGCAGAAAAGCAGGGCGATAAAGAGATTGTTAAAAAAGTGTATAAAGAGTTTTTTGACATTAAAGAGAGTGATGAAAAGGTTGTTTTGGATATTTTCAACAAAGCTTTAAATAAAAACTTCACCGTTGAGCAAATCAATCAAGCAACTATTCTTCAACAAATGAATAATGATCAAGAACTTGCCAATAATTTAATGGTAAATGGCACTCCTACTATTTATCTTGACGGTAAAAAAGACGATACAAAACGAACTTATAGAAAATTTATAAAAGAGTCTAAATGA
- a CDS encoding FxsA family protein — protein sequence MKYFLIYLFLEVMVSVNAASAIGAVATFVELVLSALIGFILLANMRVTLMQNLSALMQGEISLQSFQRLNLWTIVGAILLILPGFLGDIVGLLLQFSSIVTLLVAKFLHVKEDNQYPPRHFKQGNEDEIIDIEVIDDDHRIK from the coding sequence GTGAAATATTTTTTGATCTATCTCTTCTTGGAGGTAATGGTAAGTGTGAATGCTGCTTCTGCGATAGGTGCTGTTGCAACATTTGTTGAGCTTGTCTTATCTGCTCTTATAGGGTTCATTTTACTTGCTAATATGCGTGTAACGCTGATGCAAAATCTAAGTGCCCTTATGCAAGGAGAGATAAGCTTGCAATCCTTTCAAAGACTCAATCTTTGGACGATTGTGGGGGCTATTTTACTGATATTACCAGGCTTTCTTGGAGATATCGTAGGCCTTCTCTTACAGTTTAGCTCCATTGTCACTTTGTTGGTTGCAAAATTTTTACATGTAAAAGAGGACAATCAATATCCTCCACGTCATTTTAAACAAGGAAACGAAGATGAAATCATTGATATTGAAGTTATTGACGACGATCATCGCATTAAGTAG
- a CDS encoding proline--tRNA ligase: MRFSKLYAPTTKEAPKDATLPSHQFLVRGGFISQVGSGLYNFLPMGKIVFDKIKNVVKEEMDETGAQEIQMDVVTPAELWKQSGRYDVFGKELCRFKDRKDNEFVLGPTHEEVVVDVVRNRINSYKQLPLHLYQITTKFRDEARPRFGLLRGREFTMKDGYSFHEDEACMKKEFEVMEKTYTKIFTRLGLDFRAVEADSGAIGGSGSKEFMVLAQNGEDDIVVCEKCSYAANIEAAKRAPKTTTAEAPEANLSKFKTPDMKTIEDVCAFFKVDSFYSIKAVVKKAVYVDKEEVVVFFVRGNDELQETKAQNACGALDLVDASLEEVERAGLKAGFIGPVGLECVKFYIDFELKEAKNLICGANETDFHMVGVSMFNFNEDRYKDLASVKAGDRCACCGGELGVTKGIEVGHIFQLGQKYAKAMGATFLDKNGKAQPFFMGCYGVGVSRLVAVMIEASHDDKGCIWNKQTAPYLLDIIVSNAKDEAQSTYAEDIYNALKKECLSVLLDDRNERFGFKMKDYELIGLPYALIVGKELEEGFVEIVERKTLEKTVVKKEEALAKLKELLA, from the coding sequence ATGAGATTTTCAAAACTGTATGCACCAACAACCAAAGAAGCGCCTAAAGATGCAACGCTTCCAAGCCATCAATTCTTGGTGCGTGGCGGTTTTATCTCTCAAGTAGGAAGTGGACTGTATAACTTTTTGCCGATGGGAAAAATCGTTTTTGACAAAATCAAAAATGTTGTCAAAGAAGAGATGGATGAAACAGGTGCCCAAGAAATCCAAATGGATGTGGTCACACCTGCTGAGCTTTGGAAACAAAGTGGAAGGTATGATGTTTTTGGCAAAGAGTTGTGTCGCTTTAAAGATCGAAAAGATAACGAATTTGTTTTAGGACCAACCCATGAAGAGGTTGTTGTCGATGTTGTACGCAATCGCATCAATAGCTATAAGCAATTACCTTTGCATTTGTACCAAATTACCACAAAATTTCGTGATGAAGCACGTCCTCGCTTTGGGCTTCTTCGTGGGCGTGAATTTACCATGAAAGATGGCTACAGTTTCCATGAAGATGAAGCGTGTATGAAAAAAGAGTTTGAAGTGATGGAAAAAACCTACACCAAAATCTTTACACGTTTAGGGCTTGATTTTAGAGCGGTGGAAGCTGATAGTGGCGCTATTGGTGGCAGTGGCAGTAAAGAGTTTATGGTTTTGGCACAAAACGGTGAAGATGACATTGTCGTCTGTGAAAAATGCTCTTATGCCGCCAACATTGAAGCAGCGAAACGTGCTCCTAAAACAACCACCGCAGAAGCTCCTGAAGCAAACCTCTCAAAATTTAAAACACCCGATATGAAAACGATTGAAGATGTCTGTGCTTTTTTCAAAGTTGATTCCTTTTACAGTATTAAAGCGGTTGTTAAAAAAGCAGTTTATGTCGATAAAGAAGAGGTCGTGGTCTTCTTTGTAAGAGGAAACGATGAGCTTCAAGAGACCAAAGCGCAAAATGCGTGTGGTGCGCTTGATTTGGTCGATGCTAGCTTGGAAGAAGTCGAACGTGCAGGGCTCAAAGCGGGCTTCATTGGACCAGTTGGATTAGAATGTGTAAAATTTTACATAGATTTTGAACTCAAAGAAGCCAAAAATCTTATCTGTGGTGCGAATGAAACAGACTTCCATATGGTGGGTGTTTCAATGTTTAACTTCAATGAAGATCGTTATAAAGACCTTGCAAGTGTTAAAGCAGGTGATCGTTGTGCATGTTGTGGCGGAGAACTTGGTGTGACTAAAGGCATTGAAGTAGGGCATATCTTCCAACTTGGACAAAAATACGCTAAAGCGATGGGTGCAACCTTTTTAGATAAAAATGGTAAAGCACAACCTTTCTTTATGGGCTGCTATGGTGTCGGCGTAAGTCGCTTGGTTGCTGTTATGATCGAAGCAAGCCATGATGATAAAGGATGTATTTGGAATAAACAGACTGCTCCATACCTTTTGGACATTATTGTTTCCAATGCAAAAGATGAAGCGCAAAGTACGTATGCGGAAGATATTTACAACGCTTTGAAAAAAGAGTGCTTGAGTGTTCTTTTAGATGATAGAAATGAACGTTTTGGTTTCAAAATGAAAGATTATGAACTCATTGGTCTTCCATACGCGCTTATTGTTGGAAAAGAGCTCGAAGAGGGCTTTGTTGAGATTGTAGAGCGTAAAACATTAGAAAAAACCGTTGTTAAAAAAGAGGAAGCTCTTGCAAAACTTAAGGAACTACTCGCGTGA
- the hemA gene encoding glutamyl-tRNA reductase, giving the protein MHYLTISFTHKNTDISIREKLAFNSEEKSRHFMGSLISCAAVNEVILLSTCNRVEVIVSVAECPSALSDTFDLLSNVSSIPREELEGRADIYEDNGAIHHLFTVCSSLDSLVIGETQIAGQLKEAFKFAFENNYCGQKLGRAMHHAFRCAAEVRSRTDISKSPVSVSSVAVNKAKDLLGSIGGLSALVVGAGEMSQLAAKHLISNGVNVIIINRNLEHAQALATELGELATTAPYSKLTEFINRYRLVFTATGAPHSVITDDMVEEREFSRYWFDIAVPRDIDVKTHKDLHVYSVDDLEEIVNKNMSLREEQAKIAYSIVGRSTMDFFKWLQTMCVDPIIKEIRDHAKECSLQELEKAVKKGYIPEELQDQVSKVLHHAFNSFLHSATKNLKEVAEKPEADTIVQAVQYIFNINEDQTKRMNQYKCEYQMGGIK; this is encoded by the coding sequence ATGCATTACCTCACCATTAGTTTTACACACAAAAACACCGATATTAGCATTCGCGAAAAATTAGCGTTTAATTCAGAAGAAAAAAGCCGCCATTTTATGGGTTCATTAATTTCCTGTGCTGCGGTGAATGAGGTCATCTTACTCTCTACATGTAATCGCGTAGAAGTGATCGTAAGTGTGGCTGAGTGTCCATCTGCGCTAAGTGATACATTTGATCTTTTAAGCAATGTTTCCAGCATCCCACGTGAGGAGCTAGAAGGCAGGGCAGATATTTATGAAGACAATGGTGCTATTCATCATCTTTTCACGGTTTGCTCTTCTCTAGATAGCTTGGTTATTGGCGAGACACAAATTGCAGGACAACTTAAAGAAGCATTTAAATTTGCCTTTGAAAACAACTACTGTGGACAAAAATTAGGGCGTGCGATGCACCATGCATTTCGCTGTGCCGCAGAAGTACGTAGCCGTACCGACATTTCTAAAAGCCCCGTTTCTGTTTCAAGTGTAGCTGTTAATAAAGCGAAAGATCTTCTAGGAAGCATTGGAGGCTTGAGTGCGCTGGTTGTAGGTGCGGGTGAGATGAGCCAGTTGGCAGCAAAGCATCTTATCTCCAATGGGGTCAATGTTATTATCATTAACCGTAATCTTGAGCATGCACAAGCACTAGCAACCGAATTGGGAGAGCTCGCAACCACAGCTCCTTATTCGAAACTTACAGAATTTATCAACCGTTACCGTCTTGTATTTACGGCAACAGGAGCACCGCATAGCGTTATTACCGATGATATGGTCGAAGAGCGAGAGTTTTCACGCTATTGGTTTGACATTGCTGTACCTCGTGATATTGATGTTAAAACGCATAAAGACTTACATGTTTATTCGGTCGATGACCTTGAAGAGATTGTCAACAAAAACATGTCTCTTCGTGAAGAACAAGCTAAAATCGCTTATTCTATTGTAGGGCGTTCTACAATGGACTTCTTTAAATGGTTACAAACTATGTGTGTTGATCCGATCATTAAAGAGATTCGCGATCATGCAAAAGAGTGTTCTTTACAAGAGTTAGAGAAAGCAGTCAAAAAAGGGTATATTCCTGAAGAGTTGCAAGATCAGGTTTCCAAAGTACTTCACCATGCCTTTAACTCCTTTTTACACTCTGCAACCAAGAACTTAAAAGAAGTTGCTGAAAAACCAGAAGCCGATACCATTGTGCAAGCGGTTCAATATATTTTTAATATTAACGAAGATCAAACCAAACGAATGAATCAATACAAATGTGAATACCAAATGGGGGGAATAAAATGA
- a CDS encoding polyprenyl synthetase family protein: MLGKVENLMVEMVASLGDARSVELFHRVPKGKRLRAKLILKIAGLSESSLKLAAIVELIHAASLLHDDVIDDAFTRRGEDSINALFGNKTAIMLGDILYSKGFSELTHMPQDVAYSISHAVALLSVGELLDVELSHTFNDSEERYFDMIYKKTASLIEASAKAAAILAGKESAIYALYGKNLGLAFQIIDDILDITQSSETLGKPSLNDFKEGKTTLPYLYMYRKLCKEDQTKLLSLFQQELDDAQKEWIKTKMHETNALEDSILYARKLGLEALSVIEKEEDVGLSSIIKDMIERNF, translated from the coding sequence GTGTTAGGAAAAGTTGAAAATTTGATGGTAGAGATGGTCGCTTCTTTAGGCGATGCACGCAGTGTTGAACTCTTTCACAGAGTTCCTAAGGGAAAACGTTTACGCGCAAAATTGATTTTAAAAATTGCAGGGCTCAGTGAATCTTCTTTAAAGCTTGCCGCCATTGTTGAGTTGATTCATGCCGCAAGTTTGCTTCATGATGATGTGATTGATGATGCATTCACAAGACGTGGTGAAGACTCCATTAACGCGCTTTTTGGTAACAAAACAGCCATTATGTTAGGCGATATCCTTTATTCCAAAGGCTTTAGCGAACTTACACACATGCCTCAAGATGTTGCCTATAGTATTTCTCATGCGGTAGCACTTCTCTCTGTGGGTGAGCTTTTGGATGTTGAACTCTCTCATACTTTTAATGACAGCGAAGAGCGTTACTTTGATATGATTTATAAAAAAACTGCCTCACTCATCGAAGCTTCAGCAAAAGCGGCAGCGATACTTGCAGGAAAAGAAAGTGCTATTTATGCGCTTTATGGTAAAAATCTAGGACTTGCCTTTCAAATTATCGATGATATTTTAGACATCACTCAAAGCAGTGAAACCCTTGGAAAGCCTTCCTTGAACGATTTTAAAGAGGGTAAAACTACATTGCCGTATCTTTACATGTACCGCAAACTCTGTAAAGAAGATCAAACGAAGCTCCTTTCTTTGTTCCAACAAGAGCTTGATGATGCCCAAAAAGAGTGGATTAAAACCAAAATGCATGAGACGAACGCGTTGGAAGATTCCATTTTGTATGCTAGAAAGCTAGGATTGGAAGCTTTATCGGTTATTGAGAAAGAAGAAGATGTGGGCCTTAGCTCCATTATTAAAGATATGATTGAGAGGAATTTTTAA
- a CDS encoding DUF2018 family protein, translating to MLYEDEDDFFMGSPKSKFFDILFNANKELVKTKLLEIVDRYSAMEILLEKQVGAEALDAMIHTVFMDEMDAIVEHNNDLFISSVGTILTQNE from the coding sequence ATGTTATACGAAGATGAAGATGACTTTTTTATGGGAAGTCCGAAGAGTAAATTTTTCGATATTCTCTTTAATGCTAACAAAGAGCTGGTAAAAACCAAGCTTCTAGAGATTGTTGATCGTTACAGTGCTATGGAAATTTTGCTTGAAAAACAAGTTGGAGCTGAAGCACTTGATGCAATGATTCATACCGTTTTTATGGATGAAATGGATGCTATTGTCGAACACAATAATGACCTGTTCATTAGCAGTGTTGGTACGATTTTAACTCAGAATGAATAA